A window of Vulpes lagopus strain Blue_001 chromosome 21, ASM1834538v1, whole genome shotgun sequence contains these coding sequences:
- the CLEC2D gene encoding C-type lectin domain family 2 member D, which produces MHDSTGVEENFVPVDLLATPNYLSSKKHSININRNRILVILILIPLIVTVLGLITGLLVPRRKLHEISSSECFEAACPESWIGFQRKCFYFSDDIKNWTFSQRFCDSYGADLVQIETLLELNFLLRYKGPYDHWIGLSRDLGQPWKWVNGTEWPNCFPIRGGGECAYLNDKGASSARHYTERKWICSKPDIYAQMKRQTLSDLQSHRKRQKT; this is translated from the exons ATGCATGACAGCACTGGAGTGGAGGAAAATTTTGTACCAGTTGACTTGCTGGCAACCCCAA attacCTGTCTTCAAAAAAGCATTCTATTAACATTAACCGGAATCGAATCTTGGTTATACTCATACTCATACCTCTGATAGTTACAGTGCTTGGACTTATAACAGGTTTGTTAG tacctAGAAGAAAATTGCATGAGATATCATCATCAGAGTGTTTTGAAGCTGCATGCCCAGAAAGCTGGATTGGTTTCCAAAGAAagtgtttctatttttctgatgACATCAAAAATTGGACGTTTAGCCAGAGGTTTTGTGACTCATATGGTGCTGATCTTGTTCAGATTGAAACCCTCCTGGAACTG aatttcCTATTGAGGTATAAAGGCCCCTATGACCACTGGATTGGGCTCAGCAGAGATTTAGGCCAACCATGGAAATGGGTAAATGGCACTGAATGGCCCAACTG TTTTCCTATCAGAGGAGGTGGAGAGTGTGCCTATTTGAATGACAAAGGTGCCAGTAGCGCTAGGCACTACACGGAGAGGAAGTGGATTTGTTCCAAACCAGACATATATGCCCAGATGAAGAGGCAAACTCTATCTGATCTTCAG tcacacagaaagaggcagaagacatag